CTATACAAACTATCAAGCATGCAGTGATGCAGAACTATCAGCAGTGCAATTGCACTTGCTTGAACCCACACTTACAATTGCAGTTCTGAAGAATACACCAACGAAAACAGGGCCATAGCAACACAACATCAGACCCTcgaaaaaaaaacccaaaatGAAAAACAGGGCTGTCATCACAGCGCCACCAACACCCACGTCAAACAGCCTTTAGTACGTCGGGGTCGAGGTGCTGTTCTTGGACCACCTCGTCCAGAGCATGAACTCCAGCGCGatgacggcgacgaggatgacGGCCAGGTTGAAGCCGTACCCGATCTTCCACGAGTtgtcggcgccgccgacgtGGATCCCGAGCACGATGTTGACGGACGCGAAGAAGAGCGCCAGCCGCCCCGACCAGTGGTGGTACCAGTTCCAGTACTTGCGGTACTTGGAGTCCACGTTCGGCCGCAGGAAGAAGGCCAGGATCTGCAACAGCGATCACAATCAGAGATGCAGTTTATGTTTATCTCATGTGCAAACAGGTTCAGTTCTGACGCCTGAAGAGGACGCCAAGGAAGGCATTGTTCATTTGCTGGAACACAGGACGGATCGGACCTGCAGGATACCGAGGAAGAGGACGAAGATGCCGAGGCCCCTGTGCGCGGGGATGTCGGCCTGGATCTTGTTGTAGAGCGCCACGCCGgccacgacgccggcgaggccgaTGATGAACCCGACGAACTGGAGGCCGACGTGGAGGTAGAACCAGAGCGGGTCCATCCGCCGGAAGTAGCGCGCGATGATGGCGCCGATGGGCATCAGGACGCCCCACGCGAACACGTTGAGCGCGCCATGGGCACGCCTCAGGCCGTAGGGGAACGATCCGTCAACAGAAGCTCTCCCTGCAGATGGATCGCGCAAATCGATGAGTTGCTGTAGCCTGTAAAGATTTATCGATCGCGAGAGAAATTTCGATTGTTTTTTCGACTCGTGAAGTTAGCGCAGATGATGTCGATTTGGCAACTGAAAAGTGTCAGATGACGACTGAAGCTTGAAGAAAcagaaaccttttctttttcccaacCGACAGTTCAAGTGGACTTGTCGGCTGGTTTTTCAGGTGCAAGTATTTCTTATTGCACACTTGGTTTCTATTAAAGTGGAATATGATTCACCGATACAATTTTCTATCTTCAACGAACTTCACTAAAATATATAGTACTAGTGTCGCGAGATACCTGAAGACAAATACTGTATGCTGACCGAAAGCTTCTACTCAATTCAAGATAAAAGCTTGCATTTGATCACACATGGAGATGGGCAAAAATCATACCCGTGGTGAAATCGAAGGTGAAGGAGGTCTTGCCCTGATGCCTGGTGAGCTTGTTCTTCACCGGGATGCTGTTACCGAAGGCCATAATGATGTGCTGGTGGGTGAGGCGGTAGGAGAACCTGAGCTGGAAGGCGATGTAGATCTTGGCCTGCTGCACGACGACGGTGTGGTCGTGGTCGTTGGAGACGAGGAAGCCCCGGTCGACGACGACCTTGGAGCTGGCCTTGCCGCGGAGCGCGAACTGCCGGATGTGCGGGAGGCCCTTCTTGCCGACCCACCCCACCATGGCGCTGGAGCCGATCATGAGGCCGTCCCGCGAGAACCCCATGCCCACCCACCCCGTGCTGTACATCGTGGACAGGACGACCCGCAGGACGTTGTTCTTGTCCTGGTGATACTGCAAGGGATCCCAGGAGTTGCATTGGTCGAACGTCAGAAAATGCATGCTGTAATTTGCTACTAGTTAGGCACTCAGTTCATCATAACCTGAATATTCTGCATTTCTACTATAGTCTTGAACTCTGAAGTTTCTGTTGCGTtatgttctttttctttctttacagATCATGAATGCattattgctgctgctgctaaaaGATGGATGATGGCATGACAGTTGGTCCCTTTTCTCTGAACTGTACTGTACGCTTCTTGGCTTTTGCAGCTACTGGTAGCACCAAAACCAACTCTAATCCTACGAATTCTGCATGAAACATTGCGGATTGCTATAATTGTATCGCGAACTCGAAATCCCTTATCAGTTATCACCTACTACTGCCAAGTTCACTACGCAACAGCATGAGCAGAGTTTCTGAATTTCACTGTAACGATCAAGCTAGGCAGCAAGATCCACCTTATCCCTTGACAGATCTCAGCCCAAAACCAATTCAAAACAACTATTGAGACTGAACAGCATCATCCACCATGTAGATGGCCAAATGTTCCAAGTTACACTACAGAGGCTCAATCACCACCTGAGCACGAGAGCAAATGCTTACGCAGAAACGGCAAAGAAACAGCAGCTAGGTgcacggcgacgcggcggccggcgcgcgtaCGTACCCGGAGCACGAAGTTGTTCCAGACCGGCTGGCATGCCAGGCCCGAGTAGTTGGCGACGAGCACGGGCGGCAGCTCGTCGTTGCAGCTCTCCATCTGCGCCGTCGCCACCGTCGCCAGCGCCACGAcgaccagcgccgccgccgccgcagcagcagcacgcgCCGCGCTCCCCATCCTCGCCGACAATGGCTGTGCAGGCACTAGCAGCAGCGCAGGAGCAACTGGTGCACGGCTCGGCCGCAGGTTGCTTGCGAGTTTAGGGAGGGAGCTACAAGGAGTTGGGAGGTTGCAGTCAGTTGGTGGTGCGAAATTTTTTTATCCTTGCCTTTATTTTTCGATGCGTTTGGGGTAGGATTGGGTGGAGTCGGATATTGAGACGAGAGAGTGGGTAGTGTGTCACTGGCTCACTGCAGCTGGGAGCCCAGCCGGGAGCCGGCTTATGATTGGTGTCAGGGAAGCAGTGGTTGGTGCCGCGCTGGTTTGGGTGTCCCTCTCGGCGTGTGTGTCTCAGAGAGAGGGTGATGCCGGCTCCAGATCCGGAAGTGAAAGCCGcatggggtggtggtggagtgcaAAAGcggcaaaaaaagaagaagaagagaagagacgGTGTACCCACCCGTGTACTACTGGTGTCTTGTGCTTGTGccttttgtttttgaaaaatatCTTGTGCCTTTTTTGTGGGACTGAACTGAGGAGAGTGAGAAGTGACGAGTGTGCAGTGATGTTCCAGTGATTTTGATTGCTTCAGCTGGAACGCAGCAGAGCCTCTGTGCTTGCAGGATACATAAGGATGTTCTGGGCAGCTTTCTTGAAGGGGACAGGAAACTGATGATGTAACTGACCGGCTAACTGACATCCTTGCCGAAGCAGGATTCTGAATCCCACCTCGTTGTTAATCGACTAAATCAGCACACGGTAATACTCGTATTCATTAATCAGTAGCCACTGCCTCAGCTATGGCCTCTCGGGGCAAATAATTCAGGCAGTGGTGTTGGTGAAGAAGGCAGAGTGCTCGATTGCAGAGTACCTGTTTTGGGGCCCGGGCATCGTATATTCATCCCTCTCTAGTACGCTCCTGTAACCTGTACCCATAGCTCCAATCCATTGTCGCCAGGTGCTCTGGCGCTGGCGCGGCACAATCAAAGGCGCTTTGCTTCGTACCATCCGGCCGCGCTTCCGCCGAGCAGCGCTGTCTCCATCACCAGTTCTGTATATGTGTTCAAACTCTGATCTATGACGGTGTTCTTTTACAAGAACGAACAAGACTGCTAAACTTAACAATAGCAAGCCAGGAGGTGAACGCTGCTACGGCCTTGCTTGATTTCCTTTTCTCTCTTCATAGTACCGTATATAGGTGCTGTAAAACTGAATTTGTTCGCCCAGTTCTGTCATCAGTGTTACACTGTGTTATGTTTCTTCAGCCCATTAGCCCGTGACAAGGTAGGTAATTGATAGCACCTGCAACTTTCAGATACATAGACAGGAAAACTTTCCAAATCTCGGTTTGTATTTACACAGCATATGTCATGTATAAAAACTTATGGCATTGTACATGACTATACTACAGTACATCTAATTATTCTAACTTGCAACACCCAAGAGCATCTGGGTTCCGAAGCATTTGAAATAAATCTCTAAACAACAAACACCAAAGGAAAAACATTTGAAACCAAACAGATTGGTAGAAATATAGAATGCATCAATTATCGTCTCTCCTTTCCTAGGTGGAAAGAAATCAACACAGCCCTCTCCTTTCCAAGGTCGATCTACAAGTCCAGAATCATCTCTGACATCATTTTGGTGATCTGATcgaaatagaaaaagaaagtaGCAACAGTGAGTAACCTTTCCATCACACATGCTCTAAAACCACATAAACCTAAGATGCACATCGGATTAGCATATATGCACCATCTCTACTGACGGTGTAGTGAAATTAGTTCATAGCTGGATAGTAAGACCATATTTATTGTCACAATGAAATGGAAAAGCATAAATATAGTGAATGTACCTCATTTTTATTCATCCCAATGATGGTTCTAAGCTCATCAATCTGAAAAGGGGAAAACAGCAGCTTCAGTGATATTCTCAATAAATCATTCCCTATTATTTAAGTTTAACCTTTTTAAGCATTTAATatggaatgcttacatttttcAATGGCTCTGGTGACTCCTCTCGGAGCTCAAGTATATAATTTGCTCTTTTCTCTCCAATACCCTGCACATCAGCAGCAGGTTAGCAAGAGACAATtaatcttttcttctttttgtgccgcggggaggggggggggtgcgggCATAATCTTTAAGATTCTGAGCTAACCTTAAGGCTTTTTAACTGCTCCCTGCAATTGACATGGAAATGCGCATTAgaaaaacataaataaagccAAGCTAATGATAAATGACAAGGACAATACTTACTTATTAGCGCTGTTTAGAATTGTCAAGCACTCTTGAGCCAGGGATTTCtgcttttgcaaaaaaaagaaagtattTATCATGAAAGCTAATGATAATAAAATAGTGAGTGTGTACAGTGAGTTAAAAAACAGGTAACCTTAATCCCTGTGCTGCGACCCTTGAGTGACTCTTGAAGATTTTCAGCATGCCCAAATTTCAATTGAACTGCAGGAGTTCTTGGTTCAGCTACATCTGTGTTATAGGGTTGGGCACAAAGCAtatctgtttttggttttgTTATATTCACTGGCCTAGTGCTAAGAAGCTTCAATGAGTTTGATATCTCTTTTAGTCGATCGCTCAGCTTTGGAGAGGATTGGATAGCACAGACTGGAGTCTTCTCAGCAATTTCATCTGGAAGTGAAAGCAATTGAGAGTGAACTCATACTATCATTTCATAATTAACTTTCAGAAAAAAAGAGTTAAGAAATGTGATATACCAGCTATATCAGATGAGCATGTCATGCCCAAGTCAGCATATGAATTCTCTGCATGCAAATCTGAAGAGGAATGGCCCTGAACAAGGGGACAAAAAGGATCCTGAACAAGAGGACAAAAAGGCTACAGGTTTATGATATTCAGATTGGGATTAAAGGCACCAAAAGATCAGCTATTTGCATATTTCTTAAAGGATACCTTTTCTTGAATGTCAACTAATGCAAGTTCTTTCACACTGCAAGGCACTACTTCTTGCCTTTCAGATGACACAACATCTACAACCTTTTCTGTTTCATCACATGGCTGCATGTTGTACCAACATATGGTGATCATAGATTCTAAGATTATTGTATGATTGTGATACCACTGGAAGGAAGCTAAAGTACCTCAACCGGCGATGAGCCTTGAATTGCCATGCCAAGTGATGACTGAACCTCCTATCAAATAAAGCAGAAATATTCTGCTTTAGTACAAATATGCTCACTGATGATCAATGAAAAATGTACATATGGATAGCTAAAGTATACAAACCTCAGCTTTCGCCACCATAG
This sequence is a window from Setaria italica strain Yugu1 chromosome III, Setaria_italica_v2.0, whole genome shotgun sequence. Protein-coding genes within it:
- the LOC101759436 gene encoding cytochrome b561 and DOMON domain-containing protein At3g61750, whose translation is MGSAARAAAAAAAALVVVALATVATAQMESCNDELPPVLVANYSGLACQPVWNNFVLRYHQDKNNVLRVVLSTMYSTGWVGMGFSRDGLMIGSSAMVGWVGKKGLPHIRQFALRGKASSKVVVDRGFLVSNDHDHTVVVQQAKIYIAFQLRFSYRLTHQHIIMAFGNSIPVKNKLTRHQGKTSFTFDFTTGRASVDGSFPYGLRRAHGALNVFAWGVLMPIGAIIARYFRRMDPLWFYLHVGLQFVGFIIGLAGVVAGVALYNKIQADIPAHRGLGIFVLFLGILQILAFFLRPNVDSKYRKYWNWYHHWSGRLALFFASVNIVLGIHVGGADNSWKIGYGFNLAVILVAVIALEFMLWTRWSKNSTSTPTY